In one Oxyura jamaicensis isolate SHBP4307 breed ruddy duck chromosome 14, BPBGC_Ojam_1.0, whole genome shotgun sequence genomic region, the following are encoded:
- the NUBP2 gene encoding cytosolic Fe-S cluster assembly factor NUBP2 isoform X1 yields the protein MEEAAAGDQSNLSGVQHVMLVLSGKGGVGKSTITTELALSLRHAGKKVGILDVDLCGPSIPRMFKVQDSDVHQCDSGWVPVFVDQERSISLMSIGFLLEKPDDAVVWRGPKKNALIKQFVADVAWGELDFLIVDTPPGTSDEHISTVEALRPYKPLGAILVTTPQAVAVGDVRRELTFCKKMGLRVLGIVENMSGFVCPHCSECTNIFSKGGGEELAKYAGVPFLGSVPLDPQLGQSLEEGRDFIREFPQSSAFPALAHIAQQVLDSASQRSS from the exons atggaggaggcggcggcgggcg ATCAAAGCAACCTGTCCGGCGTGCAGCACGTCATGCTGGTGCTCTCCGGGAAGGGCGGCGTTGGGAAGAGCACCATCACCACCGAGCTGGCCCTGTCGCTGCGGCACGCCGGCAAGAAG GTGGGGATCCTGGACGTGGACCTGTGCGGCCCCAGCATACCGCGCATGTTCAAGGTGCAGGACAGCGACGTGCACCAGTGCGACAGCGGCTGGGTGCCGGTTTTCGTGGACCAGGAGAGGAGCATCTCGCTCATGTCCATCGGCTTCCTGCTGGAGAAGCCGGACGACGCTGTGGTGTGGAGAGGACCCAAGAAAAACG CTCTGATAAAACAGTTCGTTGCCGACGTGGCCTGGGGGGAACTGGACTTCCTCATTGTGGACACGCCGCCGGGCACCTCTGACGAGCACATCTCCACGGTGGAGGCCCTGCGGCCCTACAAGCCTCTTGGAGCAATCCTAGTCACAACGCCCCAG GCGGTGGCCGTGGGAGACGTGAGGCGAGAGCTGACCTTCTGTAAGAAGATGGGCCTGCGAGTTCTGGGCATCGTGGAGAACATGAGCGGCTTCGTCTGCCCGCACTGCTCG gagtGCACAAACATCTTTTCCAAAGGGGGAGGCGAGGAGCTGGCCAAGTACGCTGGAGTCCCCTTTCTAG GCTCCGTTCCCCTGGACCCCCAGCTTGGCCAGAGCTTGGAGGAAGGCAGAGACTTCATCCGGGAGTTtccccagagctctgccttCCCCGCCTTGGCTCACATCGCCCAGCAGGTCTTGGACAGCGCATCGCAGCGGAGCTCCTGA
- the IGFALS gene encoding insulin-like growth factor-binding protein complex acid labile subunit: MSAGRAGRAPLLLPLALLLATASQPHDGDVPKEPAEPLRCPSPCACSFDDYSEELNVFCSGRNLTQLPEDVPANAKALWLDGNNFTQLPAAAFRNLSGLDFLDLQSSQLAAVEQHAFHGLRSLYHLHLERNRLKYLAPHTFLHTQNLVSLSLNNNFFSKVEEGLFAGLSNLWYLNLGWNSLVVLPDKVFHDLPNLRELILAGNKLPYLQHQLFCSLTELKELDLSGNALKGIKINIFVKLQKLQKLYLNHNQINAIAPRAFMGMKSLRWLDLSHNRLVSLFEDTFLGLLSLHVLRLSTNSISSLRPRTFKDLQFLEELQLGHNRIRSLAERTFEGLGQLEVLSLNNNQLQDIRVGAFLGLYNVAVMHLSANCIKALPDFVFKGVTKLHSLHLEHSCLGRIRAGTFSGLSSLRRLFLQHNAVSAIEDRSFSELHELLELDLKHNRLSHLSSQLFVGLSNLEYLFLTSNQLLDISQDAFGPLQRLFWLDLSHNQLETLDNAVISPLANLRYLSLRNNSLETFSVGFLCPSFALEQLWLGGNNWHCNCSLKGLRDFSLRHPAVVPRFVQSVAEGDDSHVPVYTYNNLTCHHPPSLAGLDLRDASEDSFAHC, translated from the exons ATGAGCGCAGGCAGAG CGGGCAGGGCCccgctcctgctgcccctggccctgctgtTGGCCACCGCGTCCCAGCCCCACGATGGGGACGTCCCCAAGGAGCCCGCGGAGCCCCtgcgctgccccagcccctgcgcCTGCAGCTTCGACGACTACAGCGAGGAGCTCAACGTCTTCTGCAGCGGCCGCAACCTGACGCAGCTCCCCGAGGACGTCCCCGCCAACGCCAAAGCCCTCTGGCTGGACGGCAACAACTTCACCCAGCTGCCGGCCGCGGCCTTCAGGAACCTCTCGGGGCTGGACTTCCTGgacctgcagagcagccagctggcCGCCGTGGAGCAGCACGCCTTCCACGGCCTGCGCAGCCTCTACCACCTCCACCTCGAGCGCAACCGCCTCAAGTACCTGGCGCCCCACACCTTCCTGCACACCCAGAACCTCGTGTCCCTCAGCCTCAACAACAACTTCTTCAGCAAGGTGGAGGAAGGGCTGTTTGCCGGGCTCTCCAACCTGTGGTACCTCAACCTGGGCTGGAACTCGCTGGTTGTCCTGCCCGACAAGGTGTTCCACGACCTGCCCAACCTGAGGGAGCTGATCCTGGCGGGGAACAAGCTCCCCTacctccagcaccagctcttctgcagccttacggagctgaaggagctggacCTGAGCGGCAACGCGCTCAAGGGCATCAAAATCAACATCTTTGTcaagctgcagaagctgcagaagctTTACCTGAACCACAACCAGATCAACGCCATCGCGCCCCGCGCGTTCATGGGCATGAAGTCCCTCCGGTGGCTGGATCTGTCCCACAACCGCCTCGTCTCGCTCTTTGAGGACACGTTTCTGGGCCTCCTCAGCCTGCACGTCCTCCGCTTGTCCACCAACTCCATCAGCAGCCTGAGGCCCAGGACTTTCAAAGACCTGCAGttcctggaggagctgcagctggggcacaaCAGGATCCGGAGCCTGGCGGAAAGGACCTTCGAGGGGCTGGGCCAGCTGGAGGTGCTCAGCCTCAACAACAACCAGCTGCAGGACATCAGGGTTGGGGCGTTCCTCGGGCTGTACAACGTGGCCGTGATGCACTTGTCTGCCAACTGCATCAAGGCCCTCCCCGACTTCGTCTTCAAGGGGGTCACCAAGCTGCACAGCCTCCACCTGGAGCACAGCTGCCTCGGCAGGATCAGGGCTGGCACCTTCTCCGGCCTCTCCAGCCTGCGGCGCCTCTTCCTGCAGCATAACGCCGTCTCCGCCATCGAGGACCGGAGCTTCAGCGAACTGCACGAGCTCCTGGAGCTCGACCTGAAGCACAACAGGCTGAGCCACCTCTCGTCCCAGCTCTTTGTGGGTCTGAGCAACCTGGAGtacctcttcctcacctccaACCAGCTCCTGGACATCTCCCAGGACGCCTTCGGCCCGCTCCAGAGACTTTTCTGGCTCGACCTCTCCCATAACCAGCTGGAGACGCTGGACAACGCCGTCATCTCCCCCCTGGCCAACCTGCGGTACCTCAGCCTGAGGAACAACTCCCTGGAGACCTTCTCGGTGGGCTTCCTCTGCCCTTCCTTCGCCctggagcagctgtggctgggggGGAACAACTGGCATTGCAACTGCTCGCTGAAGGGGCTGCGGGACTTCTCCCTGCGGCACCCCGCGGTGGTCCCGCGCTTCGTGCAGTCCGTGGCCGAGGGGGACGACTCCCACGTCCCCGTCTACACCTACAACAACCTCACCTGCCACCATCCCCCCAGCCTCGCAGGCCTGGACCTCCGCGACGCCAGTGAGGACAGCTTTGCTCACTGCTGA
- the NUBP2 gene encoding cytosolic Fe-S cluster assembly factor NUBP2 isoform X2, translating to MFKVQDSDVHQCDSGWVPVFVDQERSISLMSIGFLLEKPDDAVVWRGPKKNALIKQFVADVAWGELDFLIVDTPPGTSDEHISTVEALRPYKPLGAILVTTPQAVAVGDVRRELTFCKKMGLRVLGIVENMSGFVCPHCSECTNIFSKGGGEELAKYAGVPFLGSVPLDPQLGQSLEEGRDFIREFPQSSAFPALAHIAQQVLDSASQRSS from the exons ATGTTCAAGGTGCAGGACAGCGACGTGCACCAGTGCGACAGCGGCTGGGTGCCGGTTTTCGTGGACCAGGAGAGGAGCATCTCGCTCATGTCCATCGGCTTCCTGCTGGAGAAGCCGGACGACGCTGTGGTGTGGAGAGGACCCAAGAAAAACG CTCTGATAAAACAGTTCGTTGCCGACGTGGCCTGGGGGGAACTGGACTTCCTCATTGTGGACACGCCGCCGGGCACCTCTGACGAGCACATCTCCACGGTGGAGGCCCTGCGGCCCTACAAGCCTCTTGGAGCAATCCTAGTCACAACGCCCCAG GCGGTGGCCGTGGGAGACGTGAGGCGAGAGCTGACCTTCTGTAAGAAGATGGGCCTGCGAGTTCTGGGCATCGTGGAGAACATGAGCGGCTTCGTCTGCCCGCACTGCTCG gagtGCACAAACATCTTTTCCAAAGGGGGAGGCGAGGAGCTGGCCAAGTACGCTGGAGTCCCCTTTCTAG GCTCCGTTCCCCTGGACCCCCAGCTTGGCCAGAGCTTGGAGGAAGGCAGAGACTTCATCCGGGAGTTtccccagagctctgccttCCCCGCCTTGGCTCACATCGCCCAGCAGGTCTTGGACAGCGCATCGCAGCGGAGCTCCTGA